CGATCTCGGTTTTGCCCATCGTCCCCAGCGCCGCCGCGCGGTCGCCGTCCTCGAGGGGGACGAGCACCACGTCGGCGTCGTAGATTCCGTCCGAATCGACCTTCGCGCGCTCGTGTGAGAGGTCGGGGATCCGCGCGTCGGCCCGTAGGCCCTTGACCTCGCTCGCACCGTGTTCGCGAAGGTGGTCTGCGATCGCCCGCACGCGCTCGGCGGTGCGTCCGAACAGGTTGACTTCGAGGTCCGCACCGACGGCCTCCGCGAGGTCGACGATCTCGCCGGGACACAGTGCGGCGACGTTACCGTTGACCGAGAGCACGGGATGGCGCGCCCGAAGGAGGTGGGCGGCCGCCACGCGGGCGGCGGCGTCGGCGCTCTCGGTGGTGCGTTCGCCGAGCAAGTAGTCGAAGGCCTCGCCCCGTCCCTGCGCGATCAGCCCCTGTTTGCTCGTGATCCCCTGCTCGACGCCCGCCTCGATCCGGTGGCGGGTCACCAGCGAGTCGTGGCGGGGGTGGTCGGCCGGAATGTCGGTCATACGCGTTCTCGACGAAGCAGTCACAAATCGCCTGCGTTGTTCGCCCGCGGCGGCCCCGAGGCACTCGGCGGCGGGGCCGCCCCCTCGAGAACGGTCGCTCCCGCGGCGTGGGTCC
The DNA window shown above is from Halalkalicoccus jeotgali B3 and carries:
- a CDS encoding 4-phosphopantoate--beta-alanine ligase; translation: MTDIPADHPRHDSLVTRHRIEAGVEQGITSKQGLIAQGRGEAFDYLLGERTTESADAAARVAAAHLLRARHPVLSVNGNVAALCPGEIVDLAEAVGADLEVNLFGRTAERVRAIADHLREHGASEVKGLRADARIPDLSHERAKVDSDGIYDADVVLVPLEDGDRAAALGTMGKTEIVIDLNPLSRSAQVAAVPIIDNVVRAVPNIARHARELRGSDADLEDLTAGFDPEAVLAAAERAIRDATGGSERSPDGVQD